A single Candidatus Chlamydia corallus DNA region contains:
- the truA gene encoding tRNA pseudouridine(38-40) synthase TruA: MTKVALLIAYQGTAYSGWQQQPNDLSIQEVIESSLKKITKTRTHLTASGRTDAGVHAYGQVVHFQAPDHPLFEDCYLTKKALNAILPKDIVIRNVTLFDDNFHARYLAIAKEYRYSLSRLPKPLPWQRNFFYSPRHSLSVELMQEGANLLVGTHDFASFANHGRDYNSTVRTIYTLDILDEGESLSVICRGSGFLYKMVRNLVGALLDIGKRAYPPQYLLDILEQKNRRKGPSAAPAHGLSLHHVCYPPPYNYFCCRQCSISTSNEG; the protein is encoded by the coding sequence ATGACTAAAGTAGCTCTTCTTATTGCTTATCAAGGAACTGCCTATTCAGGATGGCAACAACAACCGAATGACTTATCTATTCAGGAGGTTATTGAAAGCTCTCTAAAGAAAATTACTAAGACTCGTACCCACCTGACTGCCTCTGGAAGAACCGATGCGGGCGTCCATGCTTATGGGCAAGTGGTTCATTTTCAAGCTCCCGATCACCCTCTGTTTGAAGACTGTTACCTAACAAAAAAAGCCCTCAATGCTATTCTTCCAAAGGATATCGTAATTAGAAATGTGACTTTGTTTGATGACAACTTCCACGCACGCTATCTTGCTATTGCTAAAGAATATCGTTATTCCCTCTCTCGACTTCCCAAACCTCTCCCCTGGCAACGCAATTTTTTCTATAGCCCTCGCCACTCCCTCTCTGTTGAGCTAATGCAGGAAGGCGCCAACCTCCTTGTAGGAACTCACGATTTTGCCTCTTTTGCGAATCATGGAAGAGACTATAACTCTACTGTACGGACTATCTATACCCTGGATATTTTAGATGAAGGAGAATCTCTCTCCGTAATATGCAGAGGAAGTGGTTTCCTTTATAAGATGGTGCGTAATCTTGTTGGAGCGCTTCTAGATATTGGGAAAAGAGCGTATCCACCTCAATATCTCCTAGATATATTAGAACAGAAAAATCGTAGAAAGGGGCCGTCGGCTGCTCCTGCCCATGGTCTTTCTTTACACCACGTATGTTATCCACCTCCCTATAATTACTTCTGTTGTAGGCAATGCTCTATCAGCACATCAAACGAAGGATAA
- a CDS encoding toxin-antitoxin system YwqK family antitoxin, whose translation MKQLLFCVCVFAMSCSAYASPRRQDPSIMKETFRNNYGIIVSGQEWIKRGSDGTITKVLKNGATLHEVYSGGLLHGEITLTFPHTTALDLVQIYDQGRLVSRKTFFVNGLPCQEELFNEDGTFVLTRWPDNNDSDTITKPYFIETTYQGRVIEGSYTSFNGKYSSSIQNGEGVRSVFSSNNILLSEETFNEGVMVKYTTFYPNRDPETITHYQNGQPHGLRFTYLQGGIPNTIEEWRYGFQDGTTIVFKNGCKTSEISYVKGSKEGLELRYNEQEIVAEEVSWRNDSLHGERKIYAGGIQKHEWYYRGRSVSKAKFERLNAAG comes from the coding sequence ATGAAACAACTACTTTTCTGTGTTTGCGTATTTGCAATGTCGTGTTCTGCTTACGCATCACCACGACGACAGGATCCTTCTATTATGAAGGAAACATTTCGAAATAATTATGGTATCATTGTTTCGGGTCAAGAATGGATAAAGCGTGGCTCCGACGGCACGATCACCAAAGTACTCAAAAATGGAGCTACCCTTCATGAAGTGTATTCTGGAGGGCTCCTTCATGGGGAAATTACCCTAACGTTTCCTCATACCACAGCACTAGATCTTGTTCAAATCTACGACCAAGGTAGACTCGTTTCTCGCAAAACCTTTTTTGTCAACGGGCTCCCCTGTCAAGAAGAGCTGTTCAACGAAGACGGAACCTTTGTGCTCACACGATGGCCAGACAACAACGACAGTGATACAATCACAAAACCTTACTTCATAGAAACGACATATCAAGGGCGTGTTATCGAAGGAAGTTATACTTCATTTAATGGGAAATACTCATCGTCAATCCAGAATGGGGAAGGAGTCCGTTCTGTTTTCTCTTCCAATAATATCCTTCTTTCTGAAGAAACCTTCAATGAAGGCGTTATGGTGAAATACACGACCTTCTACCCCAATCGAGATCCCGAAACGATTACTCACTATCAAAACGGGCAGCCTCATGGTTTGCGGTTCACCTACCTCCAGGGGGGAATCCCTAACACCATTGAGGAGTGGCGTTACGGTTTTCAAGATGGAACCACCATAGTGTTTAAAAATGGCTGTAAGACATCTGAGATTTCTTATGTTAAGGGGTCAAAAGAAGGTTTAGAGCTACGTTACAATGAACAGGAAATTGTCGCTGAAGAAGTTTCTTGGCGTAATGATTCTCTGCACGGCGAACGTAAAATCTATGCTGGGGGAATCCAGAAGCATGAATGGTATTATCGTGGGAGATCCGTATCTAAAGCCAAATTCGAACGGCTGAATGCTGCAGGATAG
- a CDS encoding RMD1 family protein, producing the protein MRCTAYCTASAYNLHVLFHLLKPRYPTILSREYVFANLDSASAQESNQLAIFFPFGVAVFWGWEESEEIKFLQTIITASPEILPQPEIDCYNFHYGDKLQIRRDRLTLADTTLNTKLAIAFGLAQSVKLTTFETTIYKTIEDSKRLPQDLATKGKISMSRKAIAKKIGKLFLDKASVNLHSDILDEPDFFWDHPETQAIYRDVLSCLDIEARINVLNHRLTILGDVLEILNDQLNHQHSSSLEWTIIWLIMLEFSVALLKDVFNVI; encoded by the coding sequence ATGCGTTGCACTGCCTATTGTACAGCATCCGCTTACAATCTCCACGTCCTTTTTCACCTACTCAAACCTCGCTATCCTACCATTTTATCTAGAGAGTATGTTTTTGCAAACCTAGATAGTGCAAGTGCGCAGGAAAGCAACCAGTTAGCGATCTTTTTTCCTTTTGGAGTCGCAGTATTCTGGGGTTGGGAAGAGTCCGAAGAAATCAAATTTTTACAAACAATAATTACAGCATCGCCAGAAATCCTTCCTCAGCCCGAGATCGATTGTTATAATTTTCATTACGGAGATAAACTGCAAATCCGGAGGGACCGCCTCACTCTTGCTGACACTACATTAAATACAAAACTTGCCATTGCCTTTGGCCTGGCACAATCCGTAAAACTGACAACCTTCGAAACCACAATCTACAAAACTATAGAAGATTCAAAACGACTTCCCCAAGATCTTGCTACTAAAGGGAAAATCTCAATGTCTCGGAAAGCGATTGCGAAAAAAATTGGCAAACTCTTCCTTGATAAAGCCTCAGTAAACCTCCATTCGGATATATTGGACGAACCCGATTTTTTCTGGGACCATCCAGAAACACAGGCTATTTATCGTGACGTTCTAAGCTGCTTAGATATTGAGGCAAGGATCAATGTTCTTAACCATCGCCTGACGATCCTCGGAGATGTCTTAGAAATTCTTAATGACCAACTCAACCACCAGCACTCGTCATCTCTAGAATGGACAATCATATGGTTGATTATGTTAGAATTCTCTGTAGCTCTCCTCAAAGATGTTTTCAATGTCATTTAA
- a CDS encoding sigma-54-dependent transcriptional regulator yields MTIKKILIVDDEPLLRDFLSELLLSRGYTPDTADNLRNALQMIKTREYDLIISDMSMPDGSGLDLIKTIKQSSPHTPVLVVTAYGSIENAVEAMHQGAFNYLTKPFSSEALFAFISKAEEIKNLVHENLFLHSQTTLDSHPLIAESKAMKDLLAVAKKAASSSANIFIHGESGCGKEVLSFFIHHNSTRANHPYIKINCAAIPETLLESEFFGHEKGAFTGATTKKAGRFELAHKGTLLLDEITEIPVNFQAKLLRAIQEKEIEHLGGTKTLSLDVRILATSNRDLKEAIDDKSFRQDLYYRLNVIPLHLPPLRERRDDILPLSNYFLNKFCRMNNTPLKTLSPRAQELLLNYPWPGNIRELSNVLERVVILENTSLLTEDMLALT; encoded by the coding sequence ATGACGATTAAAAAAATACTTATTGTTGACGATGAGCCTCTACTCCGAGATTTCCTATCGGAACTTCTTCTCTCCCGCGGATACACCCCCGATACTGCTGATAATTTAAGAAATGCTCTCCAAATGATCAAAACTCGAGAATATGACCTTATCATCTCAGACATGAGTATGCCCGATGGCTCTGGACTTGATCTAATCAAAACTATAAAGCAAAGCTCTCCACATACTCCAGTGCTTGTGGTCACTGCTTACGGTAGTATAGAAAATGCGGTAGAAGCGATGCATCAAGGGGCGTTCAACTACTTAACAAAACCCTTTTCTTCGGAAGCACTTTTTGCTTTTATCTCTAAAGCTGAGGAAATTAAGAATTTAGTCCACGAGAATCTCTTTCTACACTCCCAGACAACACTAGACTCTCACCCTCTGATTGCGGAAAGCAAAGCTATGAAAGATCTTCTTGCAGTAGCAAAAAAAGCAGCTTCAAGCTCAGCGAACATCTTCATTCATGGAGAATCTGGCTGCGGGAAGGAGGTGCTCTCCTTTTTTATCCATCATAACTCTACTCGAGCAAACCATCCCTACATCAAAATTAACTGCGCAGCAATTCCTGAAACTCTTTTAGAGTCAGAATTTTTCGGCCACGAAAAGGGGGCATTTACAGGAGCAACTACAAAAAAGGCAGGGCGCTTTGAACTTGCACACAAAGGAACCCTTTTATTAGATGAAATCACGGAAATCCCTGTGAATTTTCAAGCAAAACTCCTTAGAGCTATCCAGGAGAAAGAAATCGAACATCTCGGAGGAACAAAGACCTTGTCGTTAGATGTTCGCATCTTAGCTACCTCAAACCGAGATCTTAAAGAGGCTATCGATGATAAAAGCTTCCGACAAGACCTATACTACCGGTTAAATGTCATACCCCTGCACCTTCCGCCCCTAAGAGAACGACGCGATGATATTCTTCCCCTTTCTAACTACTTCCTAAACAAGTTCTGTCGCATGAACAATACCCCTCTTAAAACCCTTTCTCCTAGGGCTCAAGAGCTCCTTCTAAACTACCCCTGGCCAGGAAATATTCGTGAGCTTTCCAATGTTCTTGAACGCGTGGTTATCCTAGAGAATACCTCTCTACTCACTGAAGACATGCTGGCACTAACCTAA
- a CDS encoding HPF/RaiA family ribosome-associated protein produces the protein MRSHRKRLPSTSLNSVRPMSTNVEITTKAFRLSTPLKELIFEKSHHLPPMETIHVVLTSHKDKLGTEVHVVASHGKEILQTKVHNANPYTAVINAFKKIRTMANKHYNKRKDKTKHDLGLATKENRIAIQKEEEDHISDEWLPFETLDAWDSLKTLGYVPASVKKKISKKKISIRMLSQDEAILQLESAQDNFLIFLNEQEHKIQCIYKKHDGSYVLIEPSLKPGFCI, from the coding sequence ATGAGATCTCATCGTAAACGCTTGCCATCTACAAGCTTAAACTCAGTCAGGCCCATGTCTACTAATGTAGAGATCACAACAAAAGCCTTTCGTCTCTCAACCCCTCTAAAAGAGCTAATCTTTGAGAAAAGCCACCATCTTCCTCCTATGGAGACTATCCATGTAGTGCTGACCTCACACAAAGATAAGCTAGGTACCGAGGTTCATGTTGTAGCTTCTCATGGCAAAGAAATCCTACAAACTAAAGTTCATAATGCCAACCCCTATACAGCTGTTATTAATGCTTTTAAGAAAATCCGTACGATGGCAAATAAGCACTACAATAAGCGTAAGGATAAGACCAAACATGATCTAGGTCTTGCTACAAAAGAAAACCGTATTGCAATACAAAAAGAAGAAGAAGATCACATCAGTGATGAGTGGCTACCTTTTGAAACCCTGGATGCCTGGGACTCTCTAAAAACCCTTGGTTATGTTCCAGCATCGGTGAAAAAGAAGATCTCCAAGAAAAAGATCAGTATTCGTATGCTATCTCAAGATGAAGCCATTCTCCAACTAGAATCCGCGCAAGACAATTTTCTAATCTTCTTGAATGAGCAAGAGCATAAAATCCAATGCATTTATAAAAAACATGATGGCAGCTATGTCCTTATTGAACCTTCCCTCAAACCAGGATTCTGCATCTGA
- a CDS encoding HAD family hydrolase, whose protein sequence is MRLDDYDVFFFDLDGLLVDTEPCFYRAFLQACAEFSLEVHWDFATYYSHTTLGTEIFSKKFIEQYPEAEVYTKEIFKRRLQIYYESLENAGPPLMPGVEAFIELVVSLNKKFGVVTNSPKYATDSLCTMYPILNKFLFWVTRENYSRPKPYGDSYDYAYQTFAGAGKKVIGFEDSVKGLRALSTIPATLVCINSMVQITPEGCPQLKDKEFFFYPSFDVLIEHCLQQK, encoded by the coding sequence ATGCGTTTAGATGACTACGATGTTTTCTTTTTTGATTTAGATGGCTTGCTTGTAGATACAGAACCTTGTTTTTATCGAGCATTTCTACAAGCCTGTGCTGAGTTTTCTTTAGAGGTCCACTGGGATTTTGCTACCTACTATAGTCATACTACCTTAGGAACAGAAATTTTTAGCAAAAAGTTTATAGAGCAATATCCCGAAGCGGAAGTGTATACTAAAGAGATCTTTAAGAGAAGATTGCAGATTTACTACGAGTCTTTGGAAAATGCAGGTCCTCCACTGATGCCAGGAGTTGAGGCTTTCATAGAGCTTGTAGTATCTTTAAATAAAAAATTTGGAGTCGTAACCAATTCTCCAAAATATGCCACGGATTCGCTATGTACTATGTATCCAATTTTAAATAAATTTTTGTTCTGGGTAACCCGAGAGAATTACTCACGCCCTAAGCCTTACGGAGATAGTTATGACTATGCTTATCAGACTTTTGCTGGTGCAGGAAAGAAAGTTATTGGATTTGAAGATTCTGTGAAGGGACTTCGAGCGCTTTCCACGATTCCTGCAACCCTGGTCTGTATTAACTCTATGGTTCAGATTACCCCTGAAGGCTGCCCTCAGCTTAAGGACAAAGAATTTTTCTTTTATCCTTCGTTTGATGTGCTGATAGAGCATTGCCTACAACAGAAGTAA
- a CDS encoding two-component system sensor histidine kinase NtrB, which translates to MNVPDSNNLNPPAYELLEIKARITQSYKEASAILTAIPDGIILLSETGIFLICNSQAREILGLSENLEILNKSFTDVLPDTCLGFSIHETLKSLKVPKTLRLSLCQDSKEKEVELFIRKNEITGYLFIQIRDRSDYKQLENAIERYKNIAELGKMTATLAHEIRNPLSAIVGFASILKKEISSARHQRMLSSIISGTRSLNNLVSSMLEYTKSQPLNLKIINLQDFFSSLIPLLSVSFPKCKFVREGSQPLFRSIDSDRMNSVVWNLVKNAVETGNSPITLTLHISGEISVTNPGVISSEIVEKLFTPFFTTKRDGNGLGLAEAQKIIRLHGGDIHLKQGASTVSFSITLPAIQAALPEEPLIKVNS; encoded by the coding sequence ATGAACGTTCCTGATTCCAATAACCTCAATCCTCCAGCCTATGAATTACTAGAAATCAAGGCTCGCATCACACAATCTTATAAAGAGGCGAGCGCGATACTTACAGCAATTCCCGATGGTATCATTTTACTTTCTGAAACAGGGATCTTCCTCATCTGTAATTCACAAGCACGTGAAATTCTAGGACTCAGTGAAAATCTAGAAATCCTCAATAAATCCTTTACTGATGTTCTCCCTGATACATGTCTTGGATTTTCTATTCACGAGACTCTTAAATCTCTAAAAGTCCCCAAAACTCTCAGGCTCTCTCTCTGCCAAGACTCTAAAGAAAAAGAAGTGGAGCTCTTCATCCGTAAAAATGAGATTACTGGGTATCTATTTATCCAAATCAGAGATCGGTCAGATTATAAACAGCTAGAAAATGCCATAGAAAGATACAAAAATATCGCTGAGCTTGGAAAAATGACGGCTACCCTGGCTCACGAAATCCGCAACCCCCTAAGTGCAATCGTTGGATTTGCCTCTATCCTAAAAAAGGAGATTTCCTCTGCTCGCCACCAACGCATGCTCTCCTCGATCATCTCTGGCACAAGATCTCTAAACAACCTTGTGTCTTCTATGCTAGAATATACAAAATCTCAGCCGTTAAACCTAAAGATTATAAATTTACAGGATTTCTTTTCTTCTCTTATCCCCTTACTCTCAGTTTCCTTCCCCAAGTGCAAGTTTGTAAGAGAGGGCTCACAACCTTTATTCAGGTCTATAGATTCTGATCGAATGAATAGTGTCGTTTGGAACCTAGTAAAAAATGCTGTAGAAACAGGAAACTCCCCGATCACTCTGACCCTCCATATATCTGGAGAGATCTCAGTAACCAACCCTGGGGTCATTTCTTCCGAGATCGTAGAGAAGCTCTTCACTCCGTTCTTCACAACAAAAAGAGATGGGAATGGCTTGGGACTTGCCGAAGCTCAAAAAATTATACGGCTCCACGGAGGGGATATCCACCTGAAACAGGGGGCCTCCACCGTGAGCTTCTCTATAACACTCCCTGCAATCCAAGCAGCCTTACCAGAAGAGCCGCTAATCAAAGTGAATTCTTGA
- the yidD gene encoding membrane protein insertion efficiency factor YidD — MSFKYFFQQIPLRLCLLIIYLYQWLISPLLGSSCRFFPSCSHYAAQALKSHGFLMGCWLSIKRMGKCGPWHPGGIDLVPKTTLEEALEPCQERDGCESIHFSE, encoded by the coding sequence ATGTCATTTAAATACTTCTTTCAACAAATCCCTCTACGTTTGTGTCTACTTATTATTTACCTCTACCAATGGCTGATCTCCCCCCTTCTAGGCTCCTCCTGTAGATTTTTTCCCTCATGTTCCCACTATGCAGCACAGGCCTTAAAATCTCATGGCTTCCTTATGGGGTGTTGGCTCTCTATAAAGAGAATGGGAAAATGTGGGCCTTGGCATCCTGGAGGCATCGACCTTGTTCCTAAGACGACTTTGGAGGAAGCTTTAGAACCTTGCCAGGAAAGAGACGGTTGTGAGTCAATCCATTTTTCTGAATGA
- the pheT gene encoding phenylalanine--tRNA ligase subunit beta codes for MRIPLTLLQTYFSEPLSTKEILEACDHIGIEADILKTTPHRFSSVVTAKILDAIPHPNADNLRVATLTDGRKEYQVVCGAPNCNAGITVALALPGAQLFDSEGKAYTIKKSKLRGVESQGMCCGADELGLDELHMYERALLELPETTPLGEDLATWLGNTSLDLSLTPNLGHCASLLGFAREICHVTQANLVIPNEFSFEDLPTTTIEMGSDPDVCPLFSYVVISGVSAQPSPMKLQESLQALKQKPINAIVDVTNYIMLSLGQPLHAYDASQIALNSLRAEKLSTPESLVLLNGETVLLPSGITVVRDDTSLLGLGGVMGGKASSFQETTTTIVLEAAYFLSAAIRASQKLLPIQSESAYRFTRGVDPQNVLPALQAAIHYILEIFPEAKISSIYSSGEICRELKEVALRPKTLQRILKESFTIETISHKLNSLGFSSTPKENAVVVKVPSYRHDIHEEIDLVEEICRTEFWKIEHKNPIACYSPIYTIKRETARFLANAGLQEFFTPDLLDPETASLTRTEREEISLQGSKHATVLRSSLLPGLLKSAATNLNRQAPFVQAFEIGTLYAKNGAQYQETQTLGILLTEDGDSRSWLPKPPPLSFYSLKGWIEKLLYHHHLSLDTFTLECSSLSDFHPYQQGILKIHKQLFATLGRVHPELAKKAQIKYPVFFAELNVDLLCKVLKKTTKLYKPYAIYPSSFRDITLTAPEDMPADLLRKKLLEKGSKCLESVTIISIYQDKSLETRHKNVSLRLVFQDYERTLSNQDIEEEYCRLVALLNELLTETKGTINS; via the coding sequence ATGCGGATTCCCTTAACTTTACTGCAAACATACTTTTCAGAACCTCTTTCTACAAAGGAAATTTTAGAAGCCTGTGATCATATTGGCATAGAAGCCGATATCCTAAAAACAACCCCCCACCGATTCAGCTCTGTGGTCACGGCAAAAATTTTAGATGCCATTCCCCACCCCAATGCAGATAACCTCCGTGTAGCCACTCTTACCGATGGGAGAAAAGAGTACCAAGTTGTTTGCGGAGCCCCCAACTGCAACGCAGGGATAACTGTAGCCCTTGCTCTACCTGGGGCGCAATTATTTGATAGCGAAGGGAAAGCCTACACAATCAAAAAATCTAAACTTCGTGGTGTAGAATCTCAAGGGATGTGCTGCGGAGCAGACGAATTAGGCCTCGATGAACTACACATGTACGAGAGAGCTCTTTTAGAACTCCCAGAAACTACTCCTTTAGGTGAAGATCTTGCGACATGGTTAGGCAATACTTCTTTAGACCTCTCTCTAACACCAAATTTAGGTCACTGTGCTTCTCTGCTAGGATTTGCCCGAGAAATCTGCCATGTCACTCAGGCCAACCTTGTCATTCCCAACGAATTTTCTTTTGAAGATCTCCCAACCACAACGATAGAAATGGGTAGTGATCCTGATGTTTGTCCTTTGTTTTCCTATGTAGTCATTTCTGGAGTTTCGGCCCAACCCTCACCAATGAAACTTCAGGAATCCCTACAAGCTCTTAAACAAAAACCTATAAATGCGATTGTAGATGTTACAAATTACATCATGCTTTCTCTAGGACAACCTCTGCACGCTTACGATGCCAGTCAAATCGCTCTCAACTCTCTACGAGCAGAAAAACTCTCAACCCCCGAATCTCTAGTCCTATTGAACGGAGAAACCGTCCTTTTGCCCTCAGGAATCACTGTAGTCCGTGATGATACTTCTCTCTTAGGTCTCGGAGGTGTTATGGGAGGGAAAGCATCCTCATTCCAAGAAACTACAACCACGATAGTCCTCGAAGCTGCGTATTTTCTCTCTGCAGCTATCCGTGCCTCGCAAAAACTCCTTCCTATTCAATCGGAATCCGCCTATAGATTCACCCGGGGTGTAGATCCACAAAATGTTTTGCCAGCACTACAAGCTGCGATTCACTATATTTTAGAGATCTTCCCAGAAGCTAAAATCTCTTCTATCTATAGTTCTGGAGAGATTTGTCGTGAGCTAAAAGAAGTTGCTTTACGCCCTAAAACTTTACAAAGAATTCTAAAAGAGTCCTTCACAATAGAGACCATCTCTCACAAGTTGAATAGCCTAGGATTCTCCTCCACTCCAAAAGAAAACGCTGTAGTTGTGAAGGTACCTTCATACCGCCATGACATTCATGAGGAAATAGACCTAGTAGAAGAGATTTGCAGGACAGAATTTTGGAAGATAGAACATAAAAATCCTATAGCCTGCTATAGCCCGATATACACAATAAAACGTGAAACTGCTCGATTCTTAGCAAACGCAGGACTTCAAGAATTCTTCACTCCTGACTTATTAGATCCTGAAACAGCTTCTTTAACAAGAACAGAAAGAGAAGAAATCTCGCTTCAAGGCTCTAAACATGCAACCGTGCTACGATCCTCATTGCTTCCAGGATTATTAAAAAGTGCTGCTACAAACCTAAATCGCCAAGCTCCCTTTGTCCAAGCTTTTGAGATTGGCACCCTCTATGCAAAAAATGGAGCACAATATCAAGAAACGCAAACTTTAGGAATCCTCTTAACTGAAGATGGCGATTCAAGATCCTGGCTTCCTAAACCACCACCTCTATCTTTTTACTCTTTAAAGGGCTGGATAGAAAAGCTCCTTTACCACCACCATCTTTCCCTAGATACGTTTACCTTAGAGTGCAGCTCGCTATCTGATTTTCACCCCTACCAACAGGGAATTCTGAAAATACACAAACAGCTTTTTGCTACTTTAGGTAGGGTACATCCTGAGTTAGCGAAAAAGGCACAGATTAAATATCCTGTGTTCTTTGCAGAACTAAACGTAGATCTTCTATGCAAAGTGTTAAAAAAGACAACGAAGCTTTATAAACCCTATGCTATTTACCCTTCATCTTTTCGTGATATTACCCTGACAGCACCCGAAGATATGCCTGCTGATCTACTAAGAAAAAAACTTCTAGAAAAAGGCTCTAAATGCCTTGAAAGTGTAACCATTATCAGTATATATCAAGATAAAAGCTTGGAAACACGACACAAAAATGTCTCTCTACGCCTCGTATTTCAAGATTACGAGCGAACATTATCTAACCAAGACATTGAAGAAGAATACTGTCGTTTGGTAGCTTTACTTAACGAATTGCTAACTGAGACTAAAGGGACTATCAATTCATGA
- a CDS encoding type I restriction enzyme HsdR N-terminal domain-containing protein, with amino-acid sequence MSLLNLPSNQDSASEDSNPQSQIFDPIRNRELIPTPEEKVRQGLLFSLINTLNYPKQLIIIEKELKTLLPLLMDKGTPIPKRRPDIVIITPPTYTDPEGTTHNLGDPKPLLLIECKALTTNQNALKQLLSYNYSIGATCLAMASKHSQLSALFNPKTQTFDFYPGLPEYSQLLNYFISLNL; translated from the coding sequence ATGTCCTTATTGAACCTTCCCTCAAACCAGGATTCTGCATCTGAGGACTCCAACCCGCAATCTCAAATCTTCGATCCCATCAGAAATCGGGAGTTGATTCCCACTCCCGAAGAGAAGGTCCGCCAAGGATTGCTCTTTTCTCTAATAAACACACTGAACTACCCTAAACAGCTCATCATCATAGAAAAAGAGCTGAAAACCCTCTTACCTCTGCTCATGGATAAAGGAACCCCAATCCCAAAACGCCGACCAGATATTGTAATCATCACTCCTCCGACATATACAGATCCTGAGGGAACAACACATAACCTAGGCGATCCTAAACCTCTATTACTTATCGAATGTAAAGCCCTGACCACGAACCAAAATGCGCTAAAACAACTCCTTAGCTACAATTACTCTATCGGAGCGACCTGTCTTGCTATGGCAAGTAAACACTCTCAATTGTCAGCCCTCTTCAATCCTAAAACACAAACTTTTGATTTTTATCCTGGTCTTCCAGAGTATTCTCAACTCCTTAACTATTTTATTTCTTTAAACTTATAG
- a CDS encoding LysM peptidoglycan-binding domain-containing protein, which produces MAFKRKTRWLWQVLILSLGLNMLFLLLFYSAIFRKDIYKLHLFSGPLIAKSSRKVYLSEDFLNKLSQAPLDDLFSLLKDECYVYGRPIRLWALSIAISSHHIDITPVLSKPLTYTELQGSGVRWLLPNIDNKEFPGIIDYLYRHKYPYTSRGLFLMIEKTVQEGWVDEDCLYHFCLTPEFLYLRTLLVGAEIRASSVASLARMVIRCGAERFFEFCNEESRTTIISPTQRQKVLKSYLACEESLAALLLLVHDSDLVLHEFSDEDLQKVVRLMPKESPYSQNFLSRLQNSPRREQACQATPTVDIRSVSEDQDEEYVIQDGDSLWLIARRFGIPVEKIIQKNGLTHNRLFPGKVLKLPPKSS; this is translated from the coding sequence ATGGCTTTCAAAAGAAAAACTAGGTGGCTCTGGCAAGTATTGATCCTCAGTCTGGGATTGAATATGCTTTTTTTGCTCTTATTTTACTCTGCCATATTTCGAAAAGACATCTACAAACTGCATCTATTTTCAGGACCTTTGATTGCTAAAAGTAGTCGTAAGGTCTACCTTTCTGAAGATTTTCTAAACAAGCTGTCTCAAGCACCTCTAGATGATTTATTTTCCCTACTCAAAGATGAGTGCTATGTTTATGGTAGGCCTATAAGACTTTGGGCTTTGAGCATAGCCATCTCTTCCCACCATATAGATATTACTCCTGTGCTTTCGAAGCCTTTGACCTATACGGAGTTGCAAGGGTCTGGAGTTCGGTGGCTTTTGCCGAATATTGATAATAAAGAATTTCCTGGCATTATTGACTATTTGTATCGCCACAAGTATCCCTATACGTCTAGGGGCTTGTTTTTGATGATAGAAAAGACTGTACAAGAAGGTTGGGTAGATGAAGACTGCCTCTATCACTTCTGTTTGACTCCAGAATTTCTTTACTTGCGTACATTATTAGTAGGTGCGGAAATTCGGGCGTCTTCAGTCGCCTCGTTAGCTCGTATGGTAATTCGTTGCGGAGCTGAGCGTTTCTTTGAATTTTGTAACGAAGAAAGCCGTACCACGATCATTTCACCTACACAACGTCAGAAGGTATTAAAATCATATTTAGCTTGCGAGGAGTCTTTAGCTGCCTTGCTATTGCTTGTTCATGATAGCGATCTTGTTTTGCATGAATTTTCTGATGAAGATCTTCAGAAGGTAGTTCGCCTTATGCCTAAAGAATCTCCCTATAGTCAGAATTTCTTATCCCGACTACAAAATTCTCCGCGTAGAGAACAGGCTTGCCAGGCCACCCCAACTGTAGATATTCGTAGTGTTTCAGAAGATCAGGATGAAGAGTATGTGATTCAGGATGGGGATTCTTTATGGTTGATTGCAAGGAGGTTTGGTATTCCTGTGGAGAAAATCATTCAGAAAAATGGATTGACTCACAACCGTCTCTTTCCTGGCAAGGTTCTAAAGCTTCCTCCAAAGTCGTCTTAG